One segment of Legionella beliardensis DNA contains the following:
- a CDS encoding reverse transcriptase domain-containing protein, which translates to MSTRGKALFTSIYRQKQHLNHNHDIHFLARDLDSWLLEAICTLVRGTYNPHHLKRYYFKDERVDQLHLTDRILQHLLLKQLKPTFPYITNPNCLHLHGPNGVKLATSRLQEVLKSKQYPFVMRLDIKSYYKSISHCLLLKDIEHYFDDPKVQFMLTNIIKNPIDTPWGTINPDNGISLRGPLSQLFSALYLKPLDDALTQTEVFYLRYQDDLIVLCKSKRQLNRCKQKVMGILKERKLSLSRKKSRIGLVSREYHFLGVNYLETQPQDNTRNACASDNCSNTIYSGGSAYRTHQCPAQPPHTLEHFEKHVRPLSQWSPMGLLPKRSKTTCLDGVPGGQKQMLNGLISSY; encoded by the coding sequence ATGAGCACTCGTGGGAAGGCTCTTTTTACAAGCATTTATCGCCAAAAACAACATCTAAACCACAACCATGATATTCATTTTCTGGCACGTGACCTAGATAGTTGGCTTTTAGAAGCTATTTGCACACTGGTTCGTGGAACCTATAATCCCCATCATTTAAAGCGTTATTACTTTAAAGACGAACGGGTGGATCAACTGCATCTCACCGATCGTATTTTACAACATCTATTGCTGAAACAGTTAAAACCGACTTTTCCCTACATCACCAATCCAAATTGTCTGCATTTGCACGGGCCAAACGGTGTCAAATTGGCCACTTCGCGTCTTCAAGAGGTATTAAAGAGCAAACAATATCCCTTTGTGATGCGTCTTGATATCAAATCTTATTATAAATCGATTTCACATTGTTTACTTTTGAAAGACATTGAGCATTATTTTGATGACCCCAAAGTACAATTCATGCTCACGAATATTATAAAAAATCCTATTGATACTCCTTGGGGAACTATCAATCCGGATAATGGTATTTCATTACGTGGTCCCTTGTCTCAATTGTTTAGTGCCCTTTATCTAAAGCCCTTGGATGACGCATTGACTCAGACTGAAGTCTTCTATTTGCGCTACCAGGATGATCTAATTGTGTTATGCAAGTCCAAACGGCAGCTCAACCGATGTAAACAAAAAGTCATGGGTATCTTAAAGGAAAGAAAACTTTCCCTTTCACGTAAAAAATCTCGTATCGGATTAGTCTCACGAGAGTATCATTTTCTCGGCGTCAACTATCTTGAGACGCAACCTCAAGATAATACCAGGAATGCATGTGCTTCTGATAATTGTTCAAATACTATTTATAGTGGGGGAAGTGCCTACCGAACGCACCAATGCCCAGCCCAACCACCCCACACCCTAGAACATTTCGAAAAGCACGTGAGACCGTTAAGTCAATGGTCACCCATGGGTTTGCTACCCAAGCGATCAAAAACTACCTGTCTCGATGGTGTTCCTGGTGGGCAAAAACAAATGCTCAATGGTCTTATCAGCAGCTATTAA
- a CDS encoding IS30 family transposase, protein MSYKHLDYLKRCKIQAFVHAGYTQQQIADELGVHKSTISRELNRNLTFIRTRLGYWTYKANYAQKYADDRQRDKPKYIKVNEEIKQFIREKISQDWSPEQISGYAKRKQLFSLSHEWIYQFILTDKKHGGSLFKHLRHQQKKYRKRYGGPKRQGPIRNRRFIDERPKIVDEKARIGDWEIDTLIGKNRKHAVVSIVERKTKFTILKKVNQKTAENVSLATIDALKPYTNSVLSITADNGSEFAYHEKITEQLNSDFFFAHPYSSWERGLNENTNGLVRQYLKKGASFESITDEHLKAIMEKLNDRPRKTLGFKSPAMLFLPQTADEEKVVALAC, encoded by the coding sequence ATGAGTTACAAGCATTTGGATTATCTCAAGCGGTGTAAAATTCAAGCGTTTGTGCATGCAGGTTATACGCAGCAACAAATAGCCGATGAGCTAGGGGTCCATAAGTCAACGATTAGTAGGGAGCTTAATCGTAATCTAACCTTTATTCGCACGCGCTTAGGATATTGGACCTATAAGGCAAATTACGCGCAGAAGTATGCGGATGATAGGCAACGAGATAAGCCCAAGTACATCAAAGTCAATGAGGAGATTAAGCAGTTTATTAGGGAAAAGATAAGCCAGGACTGGAGTCCTGAACAAATTAGCGGCTATGCTAAACGCAAGCAGTTATTTAGCTTAAGTCATGAGTGGATTTATCAGTTTATTTTAACGGATAAAAAGCACGGCGGTAGCTTATTTAAACACTTAAGGCATCAACAAAAGAAGTATCGTAAGCGCTATGGTGGCCCTAAACGTCAAGGGCCAATTAGAAACAGGCGATTCATTGATGAAAGACCTAAAATCGTTGATGAAAAAGCGCGAATTGGTGATTGGGAGATTGATACCCTTATTGGCAAGAATCGTAAGCATGCTGTCGTTTCAATCGTTGAACGAAAGACTAAGTTTACTATCCTTAAAAAGGTTAACCAGAAAACCGCTGAAAACGTAAGCTTAGCCACGATAGATGCTTTAAAACCATATACCAACTCGGTTTTATCCATTACAGCTGATAACGGCTCTGAATTTGCTTATCATGAGAAGATAACCGAGCAGTTAAATTCCGATTTTTTCTTCGCTCATCCTTATTCATCTTGGGAACGTGGACTTAATGAAAATACCAATGGATTGGTACGACAATACTTAAAAAAAGGCGCAAGCTTTGAATCCATAACTGATGAACACTTAAAAGCAATTATGGAAAAATTGAATGACAGACCTAGAAAAACATTAGGCTTTAAATCACCAGCTATGTTATTTTTACCGCAGACAGCTGATGAAGAAAAGGTGGTTGCATTAGCTTGTTGA
- a CDS encoding transposase yields the protein MGRKLRVRIHLGVYLLQQLFNKTDRQIEYDVKDNAVCQLFCGVGIVEQWHVLDHTKIEEFRSRLSEETQKTLANLMAKQAVFLGFADPSNVDIDSTIQEANMHYPADSCLLKIAWGDVTQSCIFFKWHLGRLH from the coding sequence ATGGGCAGAAAACTAAGAGTTCGCATTCATTTGGGTGTTTATTTATTGCAGCAGCTGTTTAATAAGACTGATCGGCAAATTGAATATGATGTAAAAGATAACGCGGTATGCCAACTTTTTTGTGGAGTAGGGATTGTTGAACAATGGCATGTGCTTGATCATACAAAAATTGAAGAGTTTCGATCGCGATTAAGTGAAGAAACTCAAAAAACCTTGGCAAATCTGATGGCAAAGCAAGCGGTTTTTCTTGGTTTTGCCGATCCCAGTAATGTTGATATTGATTCGACAATACAAGAAGCCAATATGCATTACCCAGCGGATAGTTGTCTATTAAAAATAGCTTGGGGCGATGTCACACAAAGTTGCATCTTTTTTAAATGGCACTTGGGAAGACTGCATTAA
- a CDS encoding transposase produces the protein MRQRERIFSCQKTQPKKSNPIKLLNVVVEETQAVIDYCKTLGADFIAKVPWGIQRTMEQINALTEQYIKDVRYFLTEKIIAPAKALSFHLKDVACFTKGKLGKKYQFGRCIQLGLIDGNFLFITKSTSIHMVDKTSFPAIIECHQELFNGAPINSVGTDKGYYSAANEKYLLAKGVNEIAIQRLKNIKKQTIKSLLKKREEELVNRRSGIEPLIGHAKHGGQLGRSRMKSDKGIESSGYTAVLGFNIRQLIKWQKPPSRKKIA, from the coding sequence GTGCGGCAGCGCGAGCGTATTTTTTCTTGCCAAAAAACTCAACCAAAGAAGTCAAATCCAATAAAATTACTGAATGTTGTTGTCGAGGAAACACAAGCCGTTATTGACTATTGTAAGACGTTAGGTGCTGATTTTATTGCCAAAGTACCTTGGGGTATTCAACGTACAATGGAACAAATCAATGCATTGACAGAACAATATATTAAAGACGTTCGCTATTTTCTGACCGAAAAAATAATAGCCCCAGCAAAAGCACTTTCATTTCATTTAAAGGACGTTGCTTGTTTTACAAAAGGGAAACTTGGGAAAAAGTATCAATTTGGGCGATGTATTCAGCTCGGACTTATTGATGGGAATTTTTTGTTTATCACCAAATCAACGTCTATTCATATGGTAGATAAGACATCTTTTCCCGCCATTATTGAATGCCACCAGGAGCTTTTTAATGGTGCACCAATAAATTCTGTTGGAACTGATAAGGGATATTACAGTGCTGCCAATGAAAAATATTTGCTGGCAAAAGGCGTCAATGAAATTGCGATTCAGAGACTAAAAAATATTAAAAAACAAACGATTAAATCTCTGTTAAAAAAACGTGAAGAGGAATTAGTGAATCGGCGATCAGGCATTGAGCCTTTGATTGGGCATGCCAAGCATGGCGGTCAACTTGGACGAAGTCGCATGAAATCAGATAAAGGAATTGAATCTTCTGGATATACTGCGGTGCTCGGGTTTAACATAAGACAACTCATTAAGTGGCAAAAACCACCCAGCAGAAAAAAAATCGCATGA
- a CDS encoding DUF421 domain-containing protein, whose product MDYIHWINSDPGYFCAWIRCIILFCLSVLLFRFTNHRFNISTPLDFLIIAISGGLISRGIAGANSLWLTVEALLTLVILHLILSKLCFFFNRIGFLFKGCSYYLIEHGEINYKNMRRFSISENDILAQLRQKLNTENYSLVDSAILERTGSISFIIKSK is encoded by the coding sequence ATTAACAGTGACCCTGGATATTTTTGCGCCTGGATTCGCTGTATTATTTTATTTTGTTTAAGTGTTCTCCTATTCAGATTTACTAATCACCGTTTTAATATAAGCACACCTTTAGATTTTTTAATCATTGCTATTTCAGGAGGGCTAATCAGTAGGGGTATTGCCGGTGCAAACTCACTATGGCTTACGGTAGAGGCTTTATTAACTCTCGTCATTCTTCATCTTATACTGTCTAAGTTATGCTTTTTCTTTAATAGAATAGGCTTCTTATTTAAAGGGTGTTCTTATTACTTAATAGAGCATGGCGAAATAAATTATAAAAATATGCGTCGTTTTAGCATCAGTGAAAATGATATATTGGCGCAATTGCGTCAAAAGTTAAATACTGAAAATTATTCTTTAGTTGACTCTGCAATTTTAGAAAGAACCGGCAGTATCTCTTTTATTATAAAGTCAAAGTAA